The Anabaena sp. WA102 genome contains a region encoding:
- the trxA gene encoding thioredoxin: protein MATSESLNESLVKYIQKSEFESLLEAEELFVMDCTATWCGPCRMVAPLMDKLAEEYKDQVKVVKLDVGDGENQSIAKKYGIRSIPAVMFFNNGELSEIVVGVVPYEKFTIALNKIL from the coding sequence ATGGCTACTTCTGAAAGTCTGAATGAAAGTCTTGTTAAATATATCCAAAAATCAGAATTTGAATCGCTATTAGAAGCGGAAGAGTTGTTTGTCATGGACTGTACCGCAACTTGGTGCGGACCTTGTAGGATGGTTGCTCCTTTAATGGATAAACTAGCCGAAGAATACAAAGATCAGGTAAAAGTAGTCAAATTAGATGTTGGTGACGGCGAAAACCAAAGCATTGCGAAAAAGTACGGTATTCGCAGTATTCCCGCAGTTATGTTTTTCAATAACGGTGAATTATCAGAAATAGTTGTTGGGGTAGTTCCCTACGAAAAATTCACCATAGCTTTAAACAAAATACTTTAA
- a CDS encoding CBS domain-containing protein encodes MQIDDPLIGVPCLEEAIDRHPLVVAPHTSLINVVNLMNQTRGNSCLLPDFDSAIGFSSMGGTRSSCILVIEETEILGIFTERDIVKLTAAGRNFADVKIADVMVHPVITLAETAFRDIFAALFLFRRYRIRHLVIVNAEEQLVGIVSPESIRQVLRPTNLLKMRRVSEVMTTQVIHAPPTASVLSLAQMMAEHQVSCVVITKSASGNDAESGWKPVGIVTERDIVQFQALGLNLPQIQAKTVMSTPLFLLSPEDSLWSAHQEMQQRRVQRLVVSWDWGAKLAIVTQTSLLRIFDPLEMYGVIETLQITVAQLETEKAKSFHNQSNSTELPLQPDLKQIQKQHIVADENLDNLIATVQSRIEHLIKNPDLSRELQQMYLGLATTEMQKIRHCLHS; translated from the coding sequence ATGCAAATTGATGACCCACTCATTGGCGTTCCCTGCTTAGAAGAGGCGATAGATAGGCATCCACTGGTTGTTGCGCCCCATACTTCCCTAATTAATGTTGTGAATTTAATGAATCAGACGCGAGGTAATAGTTGTTTATTACCTGATTTTGATTCAGCAATTGGCTTTAGTTCCATGGGAGGTACGCGTTCAAGTTGTATTTTAGTCATAGAAGAAACAGAAATACTGGGTATTTTCACGGAGCGAGATATTGTCAAACTTACAGCGGCGGGTAGAAATTTTGCTGATGTGAAAATAGCTGATGTCATGGTGCATCCAGTCATAACCTTGGCGGAAACTGCATTTCGAGATATCTTTGCCGCACTGTTTTTGTTTCGACGATATCGCATTCGCCACTTGGTGATAGTCAATGCAGAGGAACAACTCGTGGGGATTGTCTCCCCAGAAAGTATTAGGCAAGTTTTGCGCCCCACCAACTTGCTGAAAATGCGGCGGGTGTCAGAAGTAATGACCACTCAGGTAATTCATGCACCACCCACAGCCTCCGTACTCAGCTTGGCACAGATGATGGCAGAGCATCAAGTTAGTTGCGTGGTGATAACGAAAAGTGCTTCTGGGAATGATGCTGAATCCGGTTGGAAACCAGTAGGAATTGTTACAGAAAGAGACATAGTCCAATTCCAAGCATTGGGATTAAATTTGCCTCAAATTCAAGCAAAAACAGTGATGAGTACACCCTTATTTTTGCTTAGTCCAGAAGATTCCCTATGGTCTGCCCATCAAGAAATGCAGCAGCGACGAGTGCAGCGATTAGTTGTATCCTGGGATTGGGGAGCAAAGTTAGCGATCGTCACTCAAACCAGTTTGTTACGGATATTTGATCCACTGGAGATGTATGGAGTCATAGAAACATTACAAATAACTGTAGCTCAATTAGAAACCGAAAAAGCTAAATCTTTCCATAACCAAAGTAACTCCACCGAACTACCACTACAGCCAGACTTAAAGCAGATACAGAAACAACATATAGTTGCTGACGAAAACTTAGATAACTTGATTGCTACTGTGCAAAGCCGGATAGAACATTTGATCAAAAACCCTGATTTATCCAGAGAATTACAGCAAATGTATTTAGGTTTAGCGACAACGGAGATGCAAAAAATCCGCCATTGTCTTCATAGCTAA
- a CDS encoding nucleoside monophosphate kinase produces MRLIFLGVPGAGKSTQGAALSSQWQIPHISIDDICRQAIAKETSFGLKVKPYIERGDVVPDDFLLNIIRQHLNHASAQQGWILDGFPGNLSQAKLLDQLLLEIQAKNHNTSSKQLYDQVFSFYVPIDVLLPRLLQQSRLDDTHDNIYKRIEIYHEHSASLIQYYRQQNCLTMINGDRSVEIVTQFLQDSVAKSYLTANKKI; encoded by the coding sequence ATGCGATTGATTTTCTTGGGAGTACCGGGTGCTGGCAAGAGTACCCAGGGGGCAGCACTGTCAAGCCAATGGCAAATTCCGCATATTTCCATTGATGATATATGCCGTCAGGCGATCGCCAAGGAGACTTCTTTCGGCTTAAAAGTCAAGCCCTATATAGAAAGAGGTGATGTAGTTCCAGATGATTTCCTGCTGAATATCATCCGCCAACACTTAAATCATGCCTCTGCTCAACAGGGTTGGATTCTGGATGGATTTCCTGGTAACTTATCCCAGGCGAAACTTCTTGATCAACTACTATTAGAAATCCAGGCTAAAAACCACAATACTTCATCAAAACAGCTTTACGACCAAGTTTTTAGCTTTTATGTCCCCATTGATGTTTTGTTGCCAAGGTTACTGCAACAAAGTCGCCTAGATGATACTCATGATAACATTTACAAGCGAATAGAAATCTATCATGAGCATTCTGCGTCCTTAATTCAGTATTATCGCCAACAAAATTGTTTAACCATGATTAATGGCGATCGCTCAGTTGAAATAGTAACTCAGTTTTTACAAGATTCCGTTGCCAAATCTTATTTAACAGCAAATAAAAAAATTTAA
- a CDS encoding DNA cytosine methyltransferase, which translates to MKSIFSPISKQVELPLKLVTHQKQFTFIDLFAGIGGFRIALDKLGGQCLGYSEIDKQAIKVYQQNFISYFNKHEIELGDITKISQLPHSVDIIVGGVPCQPWSVAGCLRGFEDKRGKLWFDVIRLVNKNQPKGFIFENVSGLASPKNRDNLELILNELANTGYCMKWKVLHAYDFGLPQNRDRVFIVGIRRDIERCQEYKFPKPLNIHPKVLDILDELKNINFVEKVKLDANTLFKGVIPPSRTRFQKDDELNDFFIFSDLRNGHTTIHSWDIINTSDREKIICLTLLKYRRSKKYGNKDGNPLCFDDFREIITDIEISELNILVKKGIFRLTSDHKYEFVNSKNMTGINNIYRIILPTAEIFPTLTATGSKDYIATVSIHANHPQEYKNLFLEKIYQPQKYIPITAKHACKLQGFPLNFEYHKKDEVAKKQFGNAVPVPVVEYVAKELLKILDI; encoded by the coding sequence ATGAAATCTATATTTTCACCAATATCAAAACAAGTAGAATTACCTCTAAAATTAGTAACTCATCAAAAACAATTCACTTTTATTGATCTTTTTGCTGGTATTGGTGGATTTAGAATTGCTTTAGATAAATTAGGTGGTCAATGTTTAGGCTATTCTGAAATAGACAAACAAGCAATTAAAGTTTATCAGCAAAATTTTATTAGTTACTTTAATAAACATGAAATTGAATTAGGAGATATCACAAAAATTAGTCAACTTCCACATAGTGTTGACATCATTGTTGGTGGTGTTCCCTGTCAACCTTGGTCTGTTGCTGGTTGTTTAAGAGGATTTGAAGACAAGCGAGGAAAATTATGGTTTGATGTAATTCGACTAGTGAATAAAAATCAACCGAAAGGATTCATTTTTGAAAATGTTAGTGGATTAGCAAGTCCTAAAAATCGGGATAATTTGGAACTGATTCTTAACGAATTGGCAAATACAGGATATTGCATGAAATGGAAAGTTCTTCATGCTTACGATTTTGGTTTACCTCAAAATAGAGATAGAGTTTTTATTGTTGGGATTAGAAGGGATATAGAAAGATGTCAGGAGTATAAATTTCCTAAACCTTTGAATATTCACCCAAAAGTTTTAGATATTTTGGATGAATTAAAAAATATTAATTTTGTTGAAAAAGTTAAACTAGATGCAAATACTTTATTTAAAGGTGTAATTCCACCATCAAGAACAAGATTTCAAAAAGATGATGAGTTAAATGATTTTTTCATTTTTTCTGATTTAAGAAATGGACATACAACAATTCATTCTTGGGATATTATCAATACTAGTGACAGAGAAAAAATAATTTGCTTAACACTTCTTAAATATAGAAGAAGCAAGAAATATGGCAATAAAGATGGTAATCCTTTATGTTTTGATGATTTCCGAGAAATCATCACTGATATAGAGATCAGTGAATTAAATATTTTAGTTAAAAAAGGAATATTCCGGTTAACATCTGATCATAAATATGAATTTGTAAATTCTAAAAATATGACAGGTATTAATAATATTTATAGAATTATTTTACCTACTGCTGAAATTTTCCCAACTTTAACTGCTACTGGTTCTAAAGACTATATTGCAACTGTGTCTATTCATGCTAATCATCCACAGGAATATAAAAATCTTTTCTTAGAAAAAATTTATCAACCGCAGAAATATATACCCATTACTGCAAAACACGCTTGTAAGTTACAAGGATTTCCTCTGAATTTTGAATACCATAAAAAAGATGAGGTTGCTAAAAAACAGTTTGGTAATGCTGTTCCTGTACCTGTTGTTGAATATGTAGCTAAAGAATTACTAAAGATTCTTGATATCTAA
- a CDS encoding NAD(P)/FAD-dependent oxidoreductase, whose amino-acid sequence MSLTEEILSQLPGDVLGGLRRTDSILALLRKGNAPIPNVVKENPKNLESVEFDVIICGGTLGILIASALAVRGVRVALLERGILRGREQEWNISRKELEVFRELELLTEQELEAAIVTKYNPARVSFQGGTEVWVEDVLNIGVNPIYLLETLKTRFLNAGGMLFENTPFSDAVVHPNGVIVNNQFTAKLLLDAMGNLSPISQQARQGKKPDALCLVVGSCAKGFPENNSGDLLLSFTALENQCQYFWEAFPAKDGRTTYLFTYMDADPQRLSLETLFDEYLRLLPEYQGVEINRLNFQRALFGFFPSYRQSPLQTPWHRILPVGDSSGNQSPLSFGGFGAMVRHLHRLTLGIEEALKTDQLSAQSLAILQPYQPSLSVTWLFQKAMSVGVNQKIEPNQINQLLSAVFVQMQELGTPVLKPFLQDIVQFGALTKTLLKTGLSHPLLVAKIIPQVGLLSLLDWILHYINLCLYNGLFLVTPVIKLLINNLSIQQQYYWHRLIDKWQFGSGNDYSE is encoded by the coding sequence ATGTCCCTAACCGAAGAAATTCTTTCCCAACTCCCAGGCGATGTTTTAGGCGGCTTGCGTCGTACTGACAGCATATTAGCATTGTTGCGAAAAGGTAACGCACCCATACCCAACGTAGTTAAAGAAAATCCCAAAAATTTAGAATCTGTAGAATTTGATGTCATTATCTGCGGTGGAACTTTAGGAATTTTAATCGCTTCTGCTTTAGCTGTGCGCGGTGTGCGCGTAGCGTTATTAGAAAGGGGAATTTTGCGCGGAAGAGAACAGGAATGGAATATTTCTCGCAAAGAGTTAGAAGTATTTCGGGAATTGGAATTGCTGACAGAACAGGAATTAGAAGCAGCTATCGTAACTAAATATAACCCCGCACGAGTCAGTTTTCAAGGCGGTACAGAAGTTTGGGTAGAAGATGTTCTGAACATTGGTGTAAATCCTATTTATCTACTGGAAACGTTAAAAACGCGCTTTCTCAATGCTGGGGGAATGTTATTTGAAAATACACCATTTAGTGATGCCGTAGTTCACCCAAATGGCGTAATAGTAAACAATCAATTTACCGCGAAATTGTTATTGGATGCCATGGGAAATCTTTCTCCAATTAGCCAACAAGCGCGTCAAGGAAAAAAACCAGATGCACTTTGTTTAGTTGTGGGAAGTTGTGCTAAAGGATTTCCGGAAAATAACTCAGGTGACTTGTTGTTATCTTTCACAGCTTTGGAAAATCAATGTCAATATTTCTGGGAAGCTTTTCCAGCTAAGGATGGTAGAACCACATATTTATTTACCTATATGGATGCAGATCCACAACGGTTGAGTTTAGAAACTTTGTTTGACGAATATTTACGCTTGTTACCAGAATATCAAGGTGTGGAAATTAATCGCCTAAATTTTCAAAGGGCGTTATTTGGTTTCTTTCCTAGCTATCGTCAAAGTCCTCTGCAAACCCCTTGGCATCGCATTTTACCAGTGGGGGATAGTAGCGGTAATCAATCACCTTTAAGTTTTGGTGGTTTTGGGGCTATGGTACGTCATTTACACAGGTTAACGTTGGGAATTGAGGAGGCATTAAAAACTGATCAATTATCTGCCCAATCTTTGGCGATTCTCCAACCCTATCAACCGAGTTTAAGTGTAACTTGGTTATTTCAAAAAGCTATGAGTGTAGGTGTAAATCAAAAAATTGAACCCAATCAAATTAACCAATTACTCTCTGCTGTATTTGTGCAAATGCAGGAGTTAGGAACACCTGTTTTAAAACCTTTTTTACAAGATATTGTTCAGTTTGGGGCATTAACAAAAACTTTGTTAAAAACTGGTTTATCTCATCCTTTATTAGTTGCAAAAATTATTCCCCAAGTTGGTTTATTGAGTTTATTGGATTGGATATTACATTATATTAATTTATGCCTTTATAATGGTTTGTTTTTGGTAACTCCAGTGATTAAATTATTAATTAATAATTTATCTATTCAACAACAATATTACTGGCATCGGTTAATAGATAAATGGCAATTTGGTTCTGGCAATGATTATTCTGAATAA
- a CDS encoding NAD(P)H-quinone oxidoreductase subunit F: MDQYLLDTIWLIPVYALIGGLLAIPWSPGIIRKTGPRPAGYVNVVMTFISFFHAVFAFFAIWNHPAKEVFIPWLSTAGLNLTINLEISAVSIGAVIIITGLNLLAQIYAIGYMEMDWGWGRFFSLLGLFEAGLCALVLCNDLFFSYVILEILTLGTYLLVGLWFSQPLVVTGARDAFLTKRVGDLFLLMGVLGLWTLSGTWNYTELAAWATTANVDPTIITLVCLGLIAGPMGKCAQFPLHLWLDEAMEGPVPSTILRSSVVVASGAWVLIKLQPVFSLSPVASSAIVAIGAVTAIGGALIAIAQIDIKRCLSYSVSVYMGLIFIAVGTQQDEAALLLVLTHALSAALLVMSTGGIVWNSVTQDVTQLGGLWSRRPMSGIAFIIGTLGLIGFPPLGSFWALFKLADGLWETHPILVGIVIFVNALTTFSLTREFALIFGGKPKQMSERSPEALWLMVLPMMVLSGFVLHLPLVLQSLSLLPVWATLNKDVALLLIWSSIFGCSISSIIYLGNIPKPIRLPWQGLQNLFAYDFYTPQIYKVTIIFGVAQLSKFADMLDRFVIDGIVNFVGLFSLLGGEGLKYSNNGQTQSYALTVLLGVGVLGAWVTWPFWGIQLMDLIF, encoded by the coding sequence ATGGATCAATATTTGCTAGACACTATTTGGCTAATTCCGGTTTATGCTTTGATAGGTGGGCTTTTAGCCATACCTTGGTCGCCGGGAATCATTCGCAAAACTGGTCCTCGACCGGCGGGATATGTCAACGTGGTGATGACCTTTATCTCCTTTTTCCATGCCGTCTTTGCTTTCTTTGCTATTTGGAATCATCCAGCTAAAGAAGTATTTATTCCTTGGCTATCAACAGCAGGTTTAAATCTGACAATTAATTTAGAAATTTCTGCTGTCAGCATCGGGGCAGTAATTATTATTACCGGCTTGAACTTGCTGGCGCAGATATATGCCATTGGTTATATGGAAATGGACTGGGGTTGGGGACGCTTCTTTTCCTTATTGGGATTATTTGAAGCTGGTCTTTGTGCCTTAGTTTTGTGTAACGATTTATTTTTCAGTTATGTAATTCTGGAAATCCTGACTTTGGGAACTTACCTATTAGTAGGTTTGTGGTTTAGTCAGCCCTTAGTAGTCACCGGGGCGCGAGATGCTTTTTTGACCAAACGGGTGGGAGACTTATTTTTATTAATGGGTGTCTTGGGACTGTGGACACTTTCAGGGACTTGGAATTATACAGAGTTAGCTGCATGGGCGACTACAGCGAATGTTGACCCGACAATTATTACTTTAGTGTGCTTGGGGTTAATAGCTGGACCTATGGGTAAATGCGCCCAGTTTCCTTTGCATTTGTGGTTAGATGAGGCGATGGAGGGACCTGTTCCCAGTACAATTTTGCGGAGTTCGGTGGTGGTTGCCAGTGGGGCATGGGTATTAATTAAATTGCAACCTGTGTTTAGTTTATCACCTGTGGCATCTTCGGCGATAGTGGCGATTGGGGCGGTGACAGCGATTGGTGGGGCGTTAATTGCGATCGCTCAAATTGACATTAAACGCTGTTTATCCTATTCTGTCAGTGTTTACATGGGCTTGATATTTATTGCTGTAGGCACACAGCAGGATGAAGCCGCATTATTATTAGTCCTCACCCATGCCTTGTCCGCTGCATTATTAGTTATGAGTACCGGGGGAATTGTTTGGAACAGTGTCACCCAAGATGTTACCCAACTCGGTGGATTATGGTCACGCCGCCCCATGTCTGGGATAGCATTTATTATCGGTACATTGGGTTTAATTGGTTTTCCCCCTTTAGGTAGTTTTTGGGCATTGTTTAAACTAGCTGATGGTTTATGGGAAACACATCCGATTTTAGTAGGAATAGTAATTTTTGTTAATGCTTTAACTACATTTAGTTTAACTAGAGAATTTGCTTTAATCTTTGGTGGTAAACCCAAACAAATGAGTGAACGTTCTCCCGAAGCTTTATGGTTGATGGTTTTACCAATGATGGTTTTATCTGGCTTTGTTTTGCATCTACCTTTAGTTTTACAAAGTTTATCATTACTTCCCGTCTGGGCAACATTAAATAAAGACGTAGCCCTGCTATTAATTTGGTCTAGTATCTTCGGTTGTAGTATTAGTAGCATCATCTATTTAGGCAACATTCCCAAACCAATTCGTTTACCCTGGCAAGGTTTACAAAACCTATTTGCTTACGATTTTTACACCCCTCAAATTTACAAAGTTACCATTATTTTCGGCGTTGCCCAACTTTCTAAATTTGCCGATATGCTGGACAGATTTGTAATAGATGGTATCGTCAATTTTGTGGGTTTATTTTCTCTTTTAGGTGGTGAAGGCTTGAAATATAGCAACAATGGACAAACTCAATCTTATGCCTTAACAGTGCTTTTAGGAGTTGGTGTTTTAGGTGCTTGGGTAACATGGCCTTTCTGGGGAATTCAACTCATGGATTTAATTTTCTAA
- a CDS encoding TdeIII family type II restriction endonuclease: MKINPEEIIKYKSPPSGTGVDIHFSKNCIEYVFDIKTTQPNQSGFKGFNKQILEWYAYRFAKNPHANLEARITIPFNPFKKSWYEKQKSMLSSSPLDTTQDIWVENEFWDFCSGKENTFEELQSLFVELGQENFAEEFRDIFYPN, from the coding sequence TTGAAAATTAATCCCGAAGAAATCATCAAATACAAATCTCCTCCTTCTGGAACAGGTGTAGATATTCATTTTTCCAAAAATTGTATTGAATATGTTTTTGATATTAAAACTACACAACCAAATCAAAGTGGTTTCAAAGGATTTAACAAACAAATTCTAGAATGGTATGCTTACAGATTTGCTAAAAATCCTCATGCTAACTTAGAAGCACGTATCACTATTCCTTTTAATCCTTTTAAAAAATCTTGGTATGAAAAGCAAAAGAGTATGCTATCTAGTTCACCTCTAGATACTACCCAAGATATATGGGTTGAAAATGAATTTTGGGATTTTTGTTCTGGAAAGGAAAATACATTTGAGGAGTTACAATCACTTTTTGTTGAATTAGGACAAGAAAACTTTGCAGAAGAATTTCGTGATATTTTTTATCCAAATTAG
- a CDS encoding NADH-quinone oxidoreductase subunit M: MLSVLIWLPIIAGIIIGFYPAKNIPASQIRLVSLIVTGLVLLWNIFILLKFDISNPGMQFTEYLPWNETLGLNYQLGVDGLSVLMLVLNSLLTWIAIYSSSKDIERPRLFYSLILFVSGGVAGAFLSENLLLFFLFYELELIPFYLLISIWGGEKRAYAGMKFLIYTAISGALILATFLGMVWLTGSHSFAFDAVATQNISAGMQLVLLAGIVLGFGIKIPLIPFHTWLPDAYVEASTPIAILLGGVLAKLGTYGLLRFGLGMFPQTWQIIAPTLAIWGAISAIYGAVVAIAQTDIKRMVAYSSIGHMGYILLAAAAATPLALVGAVAQMFSHGIILAILFHLVGVIETKVGTRELDKLNGLMSPIRGLPLISALLVLSGMASAGIPGLTGFIAEFISFQGSFSTFPIPTILCVVASGLTAVYFVILLNRTCFGKLQNNLAYYPRVLWNEKVPALILAFLIIFLGVQPVWLVRWSETTTTAMVAAVPTTAKTVIALK; encoded by the coding sequence ATGTTGAGTGTTTTAATTTGGCTACCAATTATAGCCGGTATAATCATCGGTTTTTATCCAGCAAAAAATATTCCTGCGAGTCAGATTCGGTTAGTATCTTTAATCGTCACAGGTTTAGTTTTGCTGTGGAATATTTTCATTTTGTTAAAATTTGATATCAGCAATCCAGGGATGCAGTTTACAGAATATCTACCTTGGAATGAAACATTAGGTTTGAATTATCAATTAGGAGTTGATGGACTATCAGTATTAATGTTGGTGTTAAATAGCTTACTCACTTGGATTGCTATTTATAGCAGCAGTAAAGATATAGAACGTCCTCGGTTATTTTATTCCCTGATTTTGTTTGTTAGTGGTGGCGTTGCTGGTGCTTTCTTATCAGAAAATTTGCTTTTGTTCTTCCTATTCTATGAATTGGAATTAATTCCCTTTTATTTACTAATTTCTATTTGGGGAGGAGAAAAACGAGCTTATGCAGGCATGAAATTCCTGATTTATACCGCCATTTCTGGGGCTTTAATTTTAGCCACATTTTTAGGAATGGTGTGGTTAACTGGTTCTCATAGTTTTGCCTTTGATGCTGTGGCAACTCAAAACATTTCTGCGGGAATGCAATTAGTATTATTAGCAGGAATAGTTTTAGGTTTTGGTATCAAGATTCCATTAATTCCTTTCCATACTTGGCTACCAGATGCTTATGTTGAAGCTTCCACACCTATCGCTATTTTGCTAGGTGGAGTCTTAGCGAAACTGGGAACTTATGGATTATTACGATTTGGCTTGGGAATGTTTCCTCAAACTTGGCAGATTATCGCCCCAACTTTAGCAATTTGGGGGGCAATTAGCGCGATTTATGGGGCAGTTGTAGCGATCGCCCAAACAGACATCAAACGCATGGTAGCATATAGTTCTATCGGCCACATGGGCTATATTTTACTAGCAGCAGCAGCCGCCACACCCTTAGCATTAGTTGGCGCAGTCGCCCAAATGTTTAGTCATGGAATTATTCTTGCTATTCTCTTCCATTTAGTCGGAGTTATTGAAACCAAAGTTGGGACAAGAGAATTAGACAAACTGAATGGTTTAATGAGTCCTATTCGCGGTTTACCATTAATTAGTGCCTTACTGGTTTTAAGTGGCATGGCTAGTGCTGGTATTCCCGGTTTAACAGGTTTTATTGCGGAATTTATTTCCTTTCAAGGCAGTTTTTCAACCTTTCCTATTCCCACAATTTTATGTGTAGTAGCATCTGGTTTAACCGCAGTTTATTTTGTTATTCTTCTCAACCGTACCTGTTTTGGCAAACTGCAAAATAACCTAGCTTACTATCCCAGAGTATTATGGAATGAAAAAGTTCCCGCGCTAATTTTGGCATTCTTAATTATCTTTTTGGGAGTACAACCAGTTTGGTTAGTGCGTTGGAGTGAAACCACAACTACCGCTATGGTAGCGGCAGTTCCCACAACCGCAAAAACCGTAATTGCCTTGAAGTAG
- a CDS encoding recombinase family protein, giving the protein MATEKSKDSYLWEKLDQARKAKAASGGYAGYGSPAFGQQSVNGELVENPSEQQIIELIRRHHKSGKSLPQIAAWLNQQGYTTKRGSQWQPVSVKRVLDRLYGKIQRISGMDED; this is encoded by the coding sequence ATGGCAACTGAAAAATCAAAAGACTCTTACCTGTGGGAAAAGCTAGACCAAGCCAGGAAAGCGAAAGCTGCCAGTGGCGGCTATGCCGGCTATGGTTCACCTGCTTTTGGTCAACAGTCAGTTAATGGTGAACTAGTAGAGAATCCATCTGAACAACAGATCATTGAATTAATTCGCCGTCACCACAAGTCAGGAAAATCGCTTCCACAAATTGCTGCGTGGCTAAACCAGCAAGGATATACAACCAAGCGAGGGAGTCAGTGGCAACCTGTATCAGTTAAAAGAGTCCTAGACAGGCTATATGGTAAAATACAGAGGATTTCTGGCATGGATGAAGACTGA
- a CDS encoding TdeIII family type II restriction endonuclease — MDKHIKQIIKENLKKSIRNFFKGKKIENYQVLDDIFPKERRIRSLIGGLETSLGTTCWEPIAKTLAELNGFEIVTEKILRPQPFPKELDIELSR; from the coding sequence ATGGATAAGCATATTAAACAGATAATTAAAGAAAATCTCAAAAAATCAATTAGGAATTTTTTCAAAGGTAAGAAAATAGAAAATTACCAAGTATTAGATGATATTTTTCCCAAAGAAAGGCGAATACGTTCTCTGATTGGTGGACTAGAAACAAGTTTAGGAACAACTTGCTGGGAACCTATAGCTAAAACTTTAGCAGAATTAAATGGATTTGAAATCGTTACTGAAAAAATATTACGTCCTCAACCATTTCCTAAAGAATTAGATATTGAACTAAGTAGGTGA
- a CDS encoding CBS domain-containing protein yields the protein MIKAEDIMTTEVVTIRGSATVAEAVALMKERHLRSLIVEPRTENDPYGMITETDIVYKVGAYGQDSKQVRVYEIMTKPCIVVNPELGVEYIARLFANTGIRRAPVIKGKLLGIISITDILRKSDFVENPKSYFEMYCQEFPDALEARVYED from the coding sequence ATGATCAAAGCTGAAGACATAATGACCACAGAAGTTGTCACAATCCGTGGTTCAGCAACCGTAGCCGAAGCCGTAGCACTGATGAAAGAACGCCATTTGCGATCTTTAATTGTCGAACCTCGCACAGAAAATGACCCCTACGGCATGATCACTGAAACTGATATTGTTTATAAAGTTGGTGCTTATGGTCAAGACTCCAAACAAGTGCGAGTTTATGAAATTATGACCAAGCCTTGTATTGTCGTCAATCCTGAGCTTGGTGTGGAGTATATAGCCCGCTTATTTGCCAATACAGGCATCCGTCGCGCTCCTGTAATTAAAGGTAAGCTATTAGGAATCATCTCAATTACTGATATTCTCAGAAAAAGTGACTTTGTGGAAAATCCAAAAAGCTATTTTGAGATGTATTGTCAGGAATTTCCCGATGCTTTAGAAGCCAGAGTTTACGAAGATTAA